The genome window AACATCAGGAGGATAAGCATATTCAGTCACACGTCTTGTACCTTCAATTTTTTCTTTTGACCTTACCCTTAAAACGAAATTTACAGCTTGGTCAATTATGCCTTCTTCAGCAATAACTCCCGCGTTTTCACGCAACGAAATCAGGGGGCCGTTGATCTCTTTGCGAAAACGACCCGCTACATCAGCATCAGGAGCGTCATATTCTACAGCGGTAATACCGCTTTGAGGAATTAATCTTTTAACTCTATTCTTTTTGCCAAATAAAACAAGCCCTGCCAGAGTACAATTAACAGCGCCAAGTTCTTCAGAAAGTATCTGATTGTCAATCAAAATCCGAAGCCATTTTGGCGTATCATCATAACCGATATCTCTGACCCGCCTGAAATACTCAACAAGCATCGTTTCATTCAAATCTTCCGGTTTTGATCTTGGCACAGGCGTCACCTCAAAATGAATCATTCCGGAGCTTTGAAATAAACGTCTTAGTTCTTCTCTATCTGTTTCCCGGCAACTGGTTACATCGCGAATATAGTAACGTTCCTTTGCATCCTTGCCCTTGCGTTTGGAATACGGCCTGGCAACACCAATCGGCGCAGTAATCACTGCAACCCGCAAATTTTCTTCTACAGGCACCTCCTCATAATCAACAATAATATTCGGATGCACCCAGCCCTGAACAGCGTCAGATATCCATTTGCCATATTCTGAAAACCTGCCTTTCAGTCCTGTTATTGTACCGTCATCGTCTACGCCGAGCAGAATTTTCCCGCCCTTTGAGTTTGCAAAACAGACAACATACTCTCCAATTGTTTCCGCTTTAATATCCGGTGTATCTGCTTTAAATTCCACAAAGCTGGATTCGCCTTTGTTAATAAGTTTTAAAAGTTCTATTTTGTCCATATTGGTTATTTTCCACCTTCCTTCATAGTGAACCCTGGCGTAAAATAAAAGAAACAAAAGGGATGTTACAACTTATTGATTACAATTTGGACATAGATACTGAATCTGTCAAAAATCTTCCTCCACATATATCAAATAACGTCATATTGACAATACCTTCGCCAAATTGAAAATCTGGCTTTGAACTACGATTTTATGCACCATATATTGTGTCTTAGTAGTGAGTGTGTCACAATATATGGATAGCAACTCAAACAAAAATAAAAATGGCGAAGATATTGATTGAGCGTCGTGAAATGCCGGCTAATTTTGGGTAAAATCAGTAGTGTCCGGTTAAGTTTTTGCGTATAGCATTTGCTCTTTGATAAACAGATTATCAGACCATACGTGTTTTTCGTCAGTACGCAATTCGTTCTGGATGGTATTTCTAAGCTGACTAATCCTCTTTATTGATACAGGTTCATTAAACTGTTCATGGCAGTATATGGTCATAAGCAGGTAGGTTATTAACCCCGCAAGAATTTGAACCACCAGGCCATATCTACTGTGAGCAATCAAGTGGTACACCTTTAAATGTTTCTTCCACCATTTGAAAAAAGTTTCGATATCCCATCTAAGCTTATAAACGGTTTCAACCTGCTCGGCTGTAAGATCATAACGATCAGTTGCCACAAAATATTTGACACCGGCAATTTTATAACCAACCAGTCGAACCGGCTTTCTGGTCTGGTTTACCCCAGGAGTGCCAAGAAGAACCACAGCATCATAAAAAATATAGCTGTCGGGATCAACAGGCTGCTCTTTGATAATAGTTCTTGTTGTCTTCGCTTTGATGCGGCAAACAAAATGTTTTTTTTCATCCTGAAGAAGATCAAAATCCTTATGTGATTGATACCCCCGATCCATGATTCCTGTCTGGCCTTTTGTAAGGATAGACCTGACAAAGGGGCGTTCAGCGCCATTCCCATTTGTCAGATGAATTTTTATAGGAATCTTGCGATTGACATCAAAGCCGAAATGGCCTTTTGCTTTTTTAGCGCCTTTTCTGTAATCAGCCCAGTAGATGGACAGAACTGCATCAATTAAAGATCCATCAATAGAAACGAGTTCACCGAGATCTGAATAATTTAATGGTAAAGCATTTTGTGCCTGGCTGCAAAGAGCTTGAAAAACATATTCAAGCTGTTCAAGTCCTCGAGAATTGATAATTTCGGAGAAACTGCTACGACTGATCCCTCCATCTGGAGCGACACATTCTTTGGCAAAATCGTCCTCTTTAAGGTGTTGAATAAGATCACGAGCTGATTCATGTTCTTGTAGATGGAAAAATATCAGTGCGTGAAGCTGATCTTCAAAAGTCATTTTCAATGGCCTGTGCCCCCGGGATTTAAGCTGTGGCGTGTCAGGAAAAATCTTTTGCAAAGGTTTGAGAAATTGAGTATGAGATTGAGGATTAAAATTCTTTTTTGGGATATTGAATACGTCCATTTTTGCCTTAACTCCTTGTTATAATTATATCTTATAACAAGGCGACAAAAATTTTTATTTGTTTTGTCAAGTAAGAAATGAACATTTTTATAATTTTTTTATCCCATATAACATGCAAAAACCTAACCGGACACTACTGGGGTAAAATACATTATTCACCATTTTTCTAATGATTTTTTGATCTTAGAAGGATTGCTACGTAAGTCAAGCACTCTCCATACTACCACCACAGATTGATCTTCAAGCTTATAATAAATGGCATAAGGAAATCTTTTGGAAAGCATTCGATGATAACCATAAAATTTCGGATGGATACCACCGTACAGTGTTAAAGAGTCAATATCAGAAAACAGGGAATCAAAGAAGTATTCTCCTATCCCTTCTCCCTGCTTTGCATAAAATAAACGCCCCTTAATTAGATCATCAAGTGCAGAAGAAAGAAGCTTTATTTTCATTCGAAGCGTTTCCTAAGCTCTTTTTTTACATCCTGCCAGTCCAGAATTTTTTCTTGTCCTGAGCAATATCCATCCTCTGTTTTTTGTAGAGCTTTTTTGTGCCAATCAGGAGATTTAACTGGTTCATCTTCATTTAAAAGGTCTTCCCAGATGGCTTCCATTACCATCAATTTTTCTTCCCGGGAAAGATGCTTTATTTCTATTGTGTTTTGCATATTATTAAATCCCATAGTGAATATTATTTAAAATTATCATGTTGGATTAACGATATCAAATAGTAGTATTGGCGAACAAGCAATAAAACGGTTTGATAAAATATCAGAATAAGGAGGAATGTTTTCCCTGTTTTCTTTTTATTTTTTTCATTATCAAGAAAATCAAAGAATTCCCCCTGCTCTTGATTTATATTTTCCATAATAATT of Desulfosarcina sp. BuS5 contains these proteins:
- a CDS encoding type II toxin-antitoxin system RelE/ParE family toxin — its product is MKIKLLSSALDDLIKGRLFYAKQGEGIGEYFFDSLFSDIDSLTLYGGIHPKFYGYHRMLSKRFPYAIYYKLEDQSVVVVWRVLDLRSNPSKIKKSLEKW
- a CDS encoding addiction module protein, encoding MQNTIEIKHLSREEKLMVMEAIWEDLLNEDEPVKSPDWHKKALQKTEDGYCSGQEKILDWQDVKKELRKRFE
- a CDS encoding ATP-binding protein, which codes for MDKIELLKLINKGESSFVEFKADTPDIKAETIGEYVVCFANSKGGKILLGVDDDGTITGLKGRFSEYGKWISDAVQGWVHPNIIVDYEEVPVEENLRVAVITAPIGVARPYSKRKGKDAKERYYIRDVTSCRETDREELRRLFQSSGMIHFEVTPVPRSKPEDLNETMLVEYFRRVRDIGYDDTPKWLRILIDNQILSEELGAVNCTLAGLVLFGKKNRVKRLIPQSGITAVEYDAPDADVAGRFRKEINGPLISLRENAGVIAEEGIIDQAVNFVLRVRSKEKIEGTRRVTEYAYPPDVLREAVVNAVAHRDYTIGGTNIGLWLYPDRLEIDSPGNLPNTITIQQMKSGARYHRNQTIVDYLRDMNFIEGSGRGVSRKIIRGMIEHNGKEPDFELRGEALRVTLYA
- a CDS encoding IS4 family transposase, whose amino-acid sequence is MDVFNIPKKNFNPQSHTQFLKPLQKIFPDTPQLKSRGHRPLKMTFEDQLHALIFFHLQEHESARDLIQHLKEDDFAKECVAPDGGISRSSFSEIINSRGLEQLEYVFQALCSQAQNALPLNYSDLGELVSIDGSLIDAVLSIYWADYRKGAKKAKGHFGFDVNRKIPIKIHLTNGNGAERPFVRSILTKGQTGIMDRGYQSHKDFDLLQDEKKHFVCRIKAKTTRTIIKEQPVDPDSYIFYDAVVLLGTPGVNQTRKPVRLVGYKIAGVKYFVATDRYDLTAEQVETVYKLRWDIETFFKWWKKHLKVYHLIAHSRYGLVVQILAGLITYLLMTIYCHEQFNEPVSIKRISQLRNTIQNELRTDEKHVWSDNLFIKEQMLYAKT